In a genomic window of Leptolyngbya sp. SIO1E4:
- a CDS encoding type IV secretory system conjugative DNA transfer family protein yields the protein MKTFTEQHATLAQVDSAASESFSQLASSLQSRNGLILLGCFVLVGVLALWGDRKKGKLATSRFGSAKEKGAARKRAVKQLSAHQHNAVSLYIGKPQRPKDARSLYLPDLQRGVAVCGGPGSGKTFSVIDPLIRSALEQGLPVALYDFKYPTQSARHAAYAAKLGYQVHVLTPGFPESGVCNPIDFLRSESDAEMARQIATVLNKNFRLMTQSSEDGFFAAAGDQLTEALLMLAKSTEYPDIMTAQAVLGLTNLGNRIAAAKDMNSWIRVSFNQLIGVKDAEKTASGIVGSASETFTRFMKEGVLGSFCGRTSIPLELSGKQLLIFGMDRERRDVVGPLVATVLHMIITRNVAKRRQDPLIVAIDELPTLYLPTLVQWLNENREDGLSVILGFQNLVQLEKTYGRELARAILGACATKAIFNPQEYEAARMFSDFLGDEEIRYQQKSRNRGGGKSSTTISEQERTRKLFEPSQFLRLPQGKYVLINPGFTSKGEAAIPIRQTIKIPKADLQATAASEALWAKIQARLMQRSPQRVPTTEDLERRRQLVESMLPEPPAPVNSAYPDPADLIDKYGSLL from the coding sequence ATGAAGACCTTTACAGAACAGCATGCAACATTGGCTCAGGTTGATTCGGCGGCCAGCGAGTCCTTCTCTCAACTGGCTTCCTCACTTCAGTCAAGGAACGGCTTGATTTTATTGGGCTGCTTCGTGTTGGTGGGGGTCTTGGCGCTGTGGGGCGATCGCAAGAAAGGCAAGCTGGCCACCAGTCGCTTCGGCAGCGCCAAGGAAAAAGGAGCGGCACGTAAGCGAGCTGTGAAACAACTGTCGGCCCATCAGCACAATGCAGTTTCCCTCTATATCGGCAAACCCCAGCGCCCGAAAGATGCTAGATCGCTTTACCTGCCGGATTTACAACGAGGCGTAGCCGTCTGCGGAGGACCGGGTTCGGGTAAGACCTTCAGTGTCATCGACCCGTTGATCCGCTCTGCTCTGGAGCAAGGACTACCGGTCGCGTTGTACGACTTCAAATATCCGACTCAGAGTGCTCGCCATGCGGCCTATGCGGCTAAGTTGGGCTACCAGGTCCATGTCTTGACTCCTGGATTCCCCGAATCCGGCGTGTGTAATCCCATCGATTTTCTTCGCAGCGAGTCCGACGCCGAGATGGCGCGACAGATTGCCACGGTACTGAACAAGAACTTTCGGCTGATGACCCAGAGCAGTGAAGACGGCTTCTTTGCTGCTGCCGGTGATCAGCTTACCGAAGCCCTGCTCATGCTAGCGAAGTCTACCGAGTATCCCGACATCATGACCGCCCAAGCGGTGCTGGGGTTGACGAACTTGGGCAATCGCATCGCTGCGGCCAAGGATATGAACAGTTGGATTCGTGTGTCTTTCAATCAGTTGATCGGTGTGAAAGATGCGGAGAAAACCGCCAGCGGCATTGTCGGCAGTGCGAGCGAAACCTTCACTCGGTTCATGAAGGAAGGGGTGCTGGGCAGCTTCTGTGGTCGCACTTCGATTCCTCTGGAATTAAGCGGCAAACAACTTTTGATTTTTGGGATGGATCGAGAACGACGGGATGTGGTGGGGCCATTGGTGGCAACCGTCCTGCACATGATTATTACCCGCAATGTGGCGAAGCGGCGGCAAGACCCGCTGATTGTCGCGATCGACGAGCTGCCCACACTCTATCTACCGACCCTGGTGCAGTGGCTGAACGAAAACCGGGAAGATGGGCTGTCCGTCATCCTGGGCTTTCAAAATCTGGTGCAGTTAGAGAAGACCTATGGACGGGAATTGGCAAGGGCCATCCTCGGAGCCTGTGCCACCAAAGCCATCTTCAACCCTCAAGAATATGAGGCCGCCCGGATGTTCTCCGACTTTTTGGGGGACGAAGAGATCCGCTACCAGCAGAAATCTCGCAATCGCGGTGGTGGCAAATCCAGCACCACAATTTCTGAGCAGGAACGTACTCGCAAGCTGTTTGAACCGAGCCAGTTTCTGCGGCTGCCCCAAGGAAAGTACGTCCTGATCAATCCGGGCTTTACCTCTAAAGGGGAAGCGGCCATACCGATTCGGCAGACTATCAAGATTCCGAAGGCCGATCTGCAGGCAACAGCGGCCAGCGAAGCGCTCTGGGCCAAAATTCAAGCTCGCTTGATGCAGCGCAGTCCGCAACGAGTGCCCACCACGGAAGACCTGGAGCGACGGCGGCAACTGGTGGAATCGATGCTGCCGGAACCGCCTGCCCCTGTTAATTCTGCCTATCCTGACCCCGCTGATCTCATCGATAAGTACGGCAGTTTGCTTTAG
- the pstC gene encoding phosphate ABC transporter permease subunit PstC encodes MTESVFQDSASKGADRSGLWQPNRSASKLSQKAVVILFGAFAMVSVFTTFGIIFTLLFETIEFFREVSPIEFFTATRWTALFANPEFGVMVLMCGTFLTSVIGLIIAIPLGLLSAICLSEYAPRQLRKILKPALELLAGVPTVVFGYFALLLVTPFLRSFIPDMSIFNALSAGIVLGFAILPTIASLSEDAIFAVPSSLRQGSYALGSTKRETITGVVLPAALSGIVASIILGVARAVGETMIVTLAAGQSPTLTLDPRVSVQTMTSFIVQVTKGDAPYGTIEFKTLFAVGMTLFVITLMLNIFSFWFVRKYQEKYE; translated from the coding sequence ATGACTGAAAGTGTTTTTCAGGATTCAGCGTCTAAGGGCGCTGATCGAAGTGGCCTTTGGCAACCCAATCGTTCGGCGAGTAAACTTTCGCAAAAAGCGGTAGTCATTTTGTTTGGGGCGTTTGCGATGGTGTCGGTGTTCACCACCTTTGGCATCATTTTTACGCTTCTATTCGAGACTATTGAGTTCTTCCGTGAAGTGTCTCCCATTGAGTTTTTTACCGCGACTCGTTGGACGGCTCTATTTGCCAATCCTGAGTTTGGCGTCATGGTGCTAATGTGCGGCACCTTTCTGACGTCTGTCATTGGGTTGATAATTGCCATTCCGCTAGGGCTACTCTCAGCCATTTGCTTAAGTGAGTATGCGCCAAGACAGCTAAGAAAGATCCTGAAACCAGCGCTAGAACTGCTAGCGGGTGTACCGACGGTGGTGTTTGGCTATTTTGCTTTGCTGTTGGTAACGCCATTCCTGCGGTCATTCATCCCAGATATGTCCATTTTTAATGCACTCAGTGCCGGAATTGTGCTGGGGTTTGCCATTTTGCCGACGATCGCATCCCTGAGTGAAGATGCCATTTTTGCCGTGCCGAGCAGCCTGCGACAGGGTTCCTACGCATTGGGGTCTACTAAGCGCGAGACGATTACGGGTGTCGTTTTACCCGCTGCCCTGTCCGGCATTGTGGCCTCAATCATTTTGGGGGTGGCGCGGGCCGTGGGCGAGACGATGATTGTGACGCTGGCTGCGGGACAAAGCCCCACTCTAACCCTAGACCCGCGGGTCTCTGTTCAGACCATGACGTCTTTCATCGTGCAGGTGACGAAAGGGGATGCCCCTTATGGCACTATCGAGTTTAAAACGCTGTTTGCCGTGGGCATGACGCTGTTTGTGATCACTTTGATGTTGAATATCTTTAGTTTTTGGTTTGTGCGCAAGTATCAGGAGAAGTACGAATGA
- the pstA gene encoding phosphate ABC transporter permease PstA, with translation MKTPVQTLPPSSDDQFKTQLDKRYNIDRIFQAISWIATFSGIVVLAILIIGILSQGLPTLSFDFLTSPPSRQPERAGVWPAFLGSIFLVLITGAVSFPIGVGSGIFLQEFARENKWAKVIEVNISNLAAVPSIIYGLLGLFVFARLLIGITGGRSILSGGLTLALLILPVIIVATRESLKAVPDSIRQAGLALGATEWQTVRTHVLPQAIPGIMTGTILALSRAIGETAPIIAVGAAAFVPFAPEFSIEGLQEPAFTAMPIQIFNWVSRPQEEFHTIAASAIIILMIVLLAMNATAIFMRNRFQNSR, from the coding sequence ATGAAGACTCCAGTTCAAACCTTGCCACCGTCGAGTGACGACCAATTCAAAACTCAACTGGATAAGCGCTACAACATCGACAGAATTTTCCAGGCTATTAGTTGGATAGCGACTTTCTCTGGAATTGTGGTTCTAGCCATTTTGATCATTGGGATCCTTTCTCAGGGGCTGCCAACGCTCAGCTTTGATTTTTTGACGTCTCCTCCGTCTCGGCAACCTGAGCGGGCTGGGGTCTGGCCAGCGTTTTTGGGATCTATTTTTCTGGTCCTCATTACTGGAGCGGTATCTTTTCCCATTGGCGTTGGCTCAGGCATCTTTTTGCAAGAGTTTGCCCGCGAAAACAAATGGGCCAAAGTCATTGAGGTCAACATCAGTAACCTGGCGGCAGTGCCATCCATTATCTATGGTCTGCTAGGGCTGTTTGTATTTGCTCGCTTGTTGATCGGCATCACCGGTGGACGCAGCATTTTGTCTGGCGGACTCACCTTGGCGTTGTTAATTTTACCCGTGATCATTGTCGCCACCCGCGAGTCTCTAAAGGCTGTCCCCGACAGCATCCGACAAGCGGGCCTAGCACTGGGGGCGACTGAGTGGCAGACAGTGCGGACCCATGTGTTGCCCCAGGCCATTCCTGGCATTATGACCGGTACCATCTTGGCCCTGTCTCGGGCGATTGGTGAGACGGCACCGATTATTGCGGTTGGCGCAGCAGCGTTTGTACCTTTTGCCCCTGAGTTCTCGATTGAGGGGCTGCAGGAACCCGCTTTTACAGCGATGCCTATCCAAATTTTTAACTGGGTTAGTCGTCCCCAAGAGGAGTTCCACACGATCGCGGCATCGGCAATTATTATCCTGATGATCGTCCTACTGGCCATGAATGCGACGGCTATTTTCATGCGGAACCGTTTCCAGAATTCTCGCTAG
- a CDS encoding trypsin-like peptidase domain-containing protein, producing the protein MNRTFVRKLVGTVALVGLVGILSETSMSPFDSKFLGKLTSGTALAQDTPSGRDIYQKVIPSVVEIRTLNSTGSGFVVSSDGLIITNAHVVDDGPSVVTVVFQDGSQLTADVLGFDALGQDLAALQVYPESELQAIPTAPIGSLQPGDQVYAVGSPFGIGISFTAGVVSDIDSLDGMIQHDAPINPGNSGGPLVDNNGDIVGVNTALYNPTGNGTNLGISFAISNERLQAFIGSAEAGQLAQSRPTPSAQRPQELLFDGQVVDAALTQESNQFPSGSYYDTYVFSGESGQEVSIQMSSSDIDSYLILLRPSGRDENGQILFEKIADQDDISSENANAQLSLTLPETSSYLLLATSFAKETGVYSLKAENGFTAAASSSNQTASFFCGQSLDPASGENLPTTLSWIPELQGKRSIIVWKSQFFEQFGLTNQQRCVQASSRLQTAIEEERFYLTAGNVDNQTVVCAVGQEGETCGQNYIFALKPTDNPDIVLQQLIVSLRDASGPLYQSRPGETYLDIRDLLTTIPDMGNEN; encoded by the coding sequence ATGAATAGAACTTTCGTTCGAAAACTGGTAGGTACAGTAGCTTTAGTAGGTCTTGTCGGCATACTGTCTGAGACATCAATGTCACCATTCGACAGCAAATTCTTGGGCAAACTGACAAGCGGCACTGCACTTGCCCAAGATACGCCAAGCGGTCGGGACATTTATCAAAAGGTCATTCCTTCAGTAGTGGAAATCAGAACACTCAACTCGACAGGGAGTGGTTTTGTAGTTAGCTCTGATGGGCTCATCATCACAAATGCCCATGTTGTTGATGACGGCCCCTCAGTTGTGACTGTTGTTTTCCAAGATGGGAGTCAACTCACAGCTGATGTCTTGGGGTTTGATGCTTTAGGACAAGATCTCGCGGCTCTTCAGGTATATCCTGAGAGTGAACTGCAAGCTATACCAACAGCGCCGATAGGTTCTCTTCAACCAGGTGACCAAGTTTATGCGGTCGGCTCACCTTTCGGAATTGGAATTTCTTTTACGGCTGGGGTTGTCAGCGACATTGACTCATTAGATGGCATGATCCAGCATGATGCTCCTATCAATCCAGGTAATTCTGGTGGTCCTTTAGTCGATAACAACGGAGATATTGTTGGAGTTAATACCGCACTCTATAATCCCACAGGGAATGGAACTAATTTAGGAATTAGCTTTGCAATTTCTAATGAAAGATTACAGGCTTTTATTGGAAGTGCTGAGGCAGGACAATTGGCTCAATCCAGGCCAACTCCAAGCGCTCAACGTCCTCAAGAGCTTTTATTCGATGGGCAAGTTGTTGATGCTGCCTTGACCCAAGAGAGCAATCAGTTTCCATCTGGAAGCTATTACGACACTTATGTTTTCTCTGGCGAATCAGGGCAAGAAGTCAGCATTCAAATGAGTAGCTCTGACATAGATTCTTATTTAATTCTACTCAGACCATCTGGTCGTGATGAGAACGGACAAATTCTCTTCGAAAAGATTGCCGATCAAGATGATATTTCATCCGAGAATGCGAATGCTCAGTTAAGTCTTACATTACCAGAAACAAGCTCATACCTACTTTTAGCTACCTCTTTTGCAAAAGAAACTGGCGTGTACTCCTTAAAAGCTGAAAATGGCTTCACTGCTGCAGCTAGCTCTTCTAACCAAACCGCTAGTTTCTTCTGTGGCCAGAGTCTCGATCCTGCGTCCGGAGAAAATCTTCCAACAACTCTCTCTTGGATTCCCGAACTTCAAGGAAAAAGATCTATTATTGTTTGGAAGTCGCAATTCTTTGAGCAATTTGGGCTGACAAATCAACAAAGATGTGTCCAAGCTTCTTCAAGATTACAGACGGCAATTGAGGAAGAACGTTTTTATCTAACCGCTGGAAATGTTGATAATCAGACTGTTGTATGTGCTGTTGGCCAGGAAGGAGAGACTTGCGGCCAGAACTACATTTTTGCACTTAAGCCGACTGATAATCCAGATATTGTACTACAGCAACTTATCGTCTCTCTCAGAGATGCTAGTGGGCCACTGTATCAGAGTCGTCCAGGAGAAACATATCTCGATATCCGAGATCTTTTAACCACAATCCCTGATATGGGAAATGAAAACTAG
- the pstB gene encoding phosphate ABC transporter ATP-binding protein yields the protein MQPEISAPTANTKIDSIFTVEDTSYYYGSFKAVRGVTLDIASHEITALIGPSGCGKSTVLRCFNRLNDLIPEAHIQGRIAYRGVDIYSKGVDPTELRRRIGMVFQKPNPFPKSVYDNVAYGARINGYQGDMDELVEKSLRRAALWDEVKDKLKDSGLSLSGGQQQRLCIARAIAIAPEVILMDEPCSALDPISTLKIEELMHQLKENYTIIIVTHNMQQATRVSDKTAFFNAEAMDSGSKVGYLVEYDTTKNIFNNPQSEATRDYVSGRFG from the coding sequence ATGCAGCCTGAAATATCTGCTCCAACAGCCAATACTAAAATTGACTCTATCTTTACGGTCGAGGATACGAGCTATTACTATGGCTCCTTTAAGGCGGTGCGCGGTGTCACTCTAGATATTGCGAGCCACGAGATTACGGCCCTGATTGGCCCGTCGGGTTGCGGCAAGAGCACCGTTCTACGCTGCTTCAACCGCCTCAATGATTTAATTCCAGAGGCGCATATTCAAGGTCGCATTGCTTACCGAGGAGTAGACATCTACAGCAAGGGTGTAGACCCCACAGAACTCCGCCGTCGCATTGGTATGGTGTTCCAAAAGCCCAATCCTTTTCCCAAGTCGGTTTATGACAACGTTGCCTATGGGGCTCGCATTAACGGCTATCAAGGTGATATGGATGAGCTAGTAGAAAAGTCACTGCGGCGAGCTGCCCTTTGGGATGAGGTCAAAGATAAGCTGAAAGACAGTGGACTTTCCCTCTCGGGCGGGCAGCAGCAGCGTCTTTGCATTGCCCGAGCGATCGCGATTGCCCCTGAAGTTATTTTGATGGATGAACCCTGCTCAGCACTAGACCCGATCTCTACCCTTAAGATTGAGGAGCTAATGCATCAGCTGAAAGAGAATTACACCATCATCATCGTGACCCACAATATGCAGCAGGCGACGCGAGTGTCGGATAAAACAGCCTTTTTTAACGCTGAAGCGATGGATTCTGGCAGCAAAGTTGGCTACCTGGTGGAATACGACACCACCAAAAATATCTTCAACAATCCGCAAAGTGAGGCTACTCGTGATTACGTGTCGGGACGCTTTGGTTAG
- a CDS encoding M23 family metallopeptidase translates to MIGWQTIADLVQAIPELAESSVREVQPIADLLQDQLDVPQTIADVVQNEVLAELSLGELNLEQYDLSAIPGLIDAPLETFQDWQQSVIDQIPGLADVPFVNFPNPIMEQGVVVGMVDVVFGPAEGDRTNTISGSYVEGFNVPCQTDCAHLEMAQPELVEGTQWISGKYQQVQGGRGALASANGGLEPTGRHPFGNAFKVAVLETDEASGTAETGLYFRMCVRNAFVDLGCTPYFIGPIPWLPIQEEGMVFLGQIKEGLSTTDSAEVAAAKGIDPQTGEPSPTPTPVARTSSSPGIATGGFINPAPGYPITSSFGYRTHPIHGDRRLHTGTDLGTPNGTIIRAADGGQVTFAGISGSLTSGYGRLVIIDHGNGSETYYAHLRGFFVQQGDIIAQGDPVGRANSSGGSTGPHLHFEIRQNGQPQNPMNYLS, encoded by the coding sequence TTGATCGGTTGGCAGACGATCGCGGATTTGGTGCAGGCCATTCCGGAGTTAGCTGAGTCTTCCGTCCGAGAAGTGCAGCCAATCGCCGATCTGCTTCAGGACCAACTGGACGTCCCACAGACAATTGCTGACGTCGTGCAAAACGAAGTCCTGGCGGAACTGAGTCTGGGAGAGCTTAACCTGGAGCAATACGATTTGAGCGCTATCCCAGGCCTGATCGACGCGCCCCTAGAAACCTTTCAAGACTGGCAGCAATCAGTCATCGACCAGATTCCCGGATTAGCCGACGTGCCCTTTGTCAACTTTCCCAATCCCATCATGGAGCAAGGTGTGGTGGTGGGGATGGTCGATGTGGTATTTGGCCCGGCGGAGGGCGATCGGACGAATACCATTAGCGGCAGCTACGTCGAAGGCTTCAACGTACCCTGTCAAACTGACTGCGCTCACTTGGAAATGGCCCAGCCCGAGCTAGTGGAGGGTACCCAGTGGATTTCCGGCAAGTATCAGCAAGTTCAAGGCGGGCGCGGTGCTTTAGCTTCTGCTAACGGTGGCCTCGAACCCACTGGGCGTCATCCCTTTGGCAACGCCTTCAAGGTCGCGGTGCTCGAAACCGATGAAGCTTCCGGCACGGCTGAAACGGGACTCTACTTCCGCATGTGTGTCCGCAATGCCTTTGTGGACTTGGGCTGTACGCCTTACTTCATCGGTCCCATTCCCTGGCTGCCTATCCAAGAAGAAGGCATGGTTTTTCTGGGTCAAATTAAGGAAGGGCTTTCAACCACCGATTCTGCTGAAGTAGCTGCTGCGAAAGGAATTGATCCACAGACCGGCGAGCCTAGCCCCACTCCAACGCCGGTTGCTAGAACTTCAAGCTCTCCTGGCATTGCCACCGGTGGCTTCATCAATCCGGCACCGGGATATCCCATTACCAGTAGTTTTGGCTATCGCACCCATCCGATTCATGGCGATCGCCGTCTTCATACCGGGACTGACTTGGGCACACCCAACGGCACGATCATCCGCGCTGCCGATGGGGGGCAGGTGACCTTTGCAGGCATCAGTGGTTCTCTAACTAGCGGCTACGGCAGGCTCGTCATCATTGACCACGGCAATGGATCGGAGACCTATTACGCCCACCTGCGGGGCTTTTTCGTCCAGCAGGGCGACATCATTGCCCAGGGCGATCCAGTTGGGCGAGCCAACAGCAGCGGCGGCTCGACCGGACCGCATCTTCACTTTGAGATTCGCCAGAATGGCCAGCCCCAGAATCCCATGAACTATCTCAGCTAG
- a CDS encoding PstS family phosphate ABC transporter substrate-binding protein produces the protein MISAKRFAYSLSLVVLLGGLVACGSATDTADTAPAEGEEEAATDTESGSELEGTITVDGSSTVFPISEAMAEEFQIANPGVRITVGASGTGGGFEKFCNGESQVSNASRGVSEEELAACAEAGIEMIEVPVATDALTVVVNNDNDWAACMTIDQLSTVWSPESEGTVTSWNQVDPSFPDAELVLYGPGTDSGTFDYFTEVVNGEEGASRGDYTASEDDNVLVQGVEGDTNSMGYFGYAYYFENQDRMQSVEIDDGSGNCVAPTQEAVLAGEYTPFSRPLFIYVNAAAYEEDPAVQAFIDFYLDPANEQFVADTGYVPLSSEKYEESLAAVKGGEIKSAE, from the coding sequence ATGATATCGGCTAAACGATTTGCTTATTCTTTGTCACTCGTGGTCTTGCTAGGTGGTCTGGTGGCCTGTGGCTCGGCAACTGACACCGCTGATACAGCCCCAGCCGAAGGTGAGGAGGAAGCGGCAACTGACACCGAATCTGGCTCTGAACTGGAAGGGACCATCACCGTCGATGGCTCCAGTACTGTGTTCCCAATTTCCGAAGCGATGGCTGAGGAATTCCAAATCGCCAACCCCGGTGTCCGCATTACTGTAGGCGCTTCCGGAACGGGCGGTGGCTTTGAGAAGTTTTGTAATGGAGAATCTCAGGTTTCCAATGCTTCCCGTGGCGTCTCAGAAGAGGAACTCGCCGCCTGTGCCGAAGCGGGTATCGAAATGATTGAAGTGCCGGTTGCCACGGATGCCTTGACGGTTGTAGTTAACAACGATAACGACTGGGCTGCTTGCATGACCATCGACCAGCTCAGCACCGTCTGGAGCCCTGAGTCTGAAGGGACTGTAACAAGCTGGAATCAAGTCGATCCGAGTTTTCCTGATGCGGAATTGGTGCTCTACGGCCCGGGTACTGACTCCGGTACTTTTGACTACTTCACCGAGGTGGTCAATGGCGAAGAAGGTGCCAGCCGAGGCGACTACACCGCCAGCGAAGATGACAACGTGCTGGTGCAAGGGGTTGAGGGCGACACCAACTCTATGGGCTACTTTGGCTATGCCTACTACTTCGAGAACCAAGACCGGATGCAGTCAGTTGAAATTGATGACGGCTCAGGCAACTGTGTTGCCCCCACTCAAGAAGCGGTGTTAGCCGGAGAATACACACCTTTCTCGCGTCCGCTCTTCATCTACGTCAATGCGGCTGCTTACGAAGAAGATCCCGCAGTGCAGGCGTTCATCGATTTCTACCTCGACCCTGCTAACGAGCAGTTTGTTGCTGATACGGGCTACGTGCCTCTATCGAGCGAAAAGTACGAAGAGTCTTTAGCTGCGGTCAAAGGTGGTGAAATCAAGTCTGCCGAATAG